The Salinirubellus salinus genome segment CGGCGCGGACATCGCCTCCCCGTACCGGTCCCCGTGTCAAACGCGTGTCGGTCTACAGGAGCCCCTCGATTCGCTCCCACGAGACGTCCGGGCGTGGCCCCTCGCTGCTCGCCGCCAGCGCCCCGCAGGCGTTCGCCACCGCCAGCGACCGCTCGCGGTCGGTCCCCCGGCCCGACGCGGCGATGAACCCCGCGGCGAACGCGTCACCCGCACCCGTGGCGTCGACGGCCGGGAGGTCCACCCCCGAGTGCTCGAGCGTCTCGTCCGGGGCGACCAGTGACGCCCCGCGTTCGCCGTGTTTCGTGAGCACCACGCAGTCCTCCGGGAGTGTCCCCCGAGCCACCTCGGTCGCCTCGCGGTCGTTCAGGAACAGCAGGTCCGTCAGCGCGAGCGTCTCGTCGTAGTCCCGTCGGTCGAGGAGCCGGCCGGGGTCGAAACTCACCCGCAGGTCGTGCTCGACGGCGAGTTCGGCCAGTCGTGCGGCCGTCGCCGGGCGCTGTCCGGTGAGGTGGAGGTGGTCCGCGCCGGCGACCCACGAGGCCTCGACGTCCTCGGGACCGACGGCCTCGTTCACCCCGCCGTCGTCGATGACCGACACCTCCCCGGCCGCGTCGACGAGGAGGTACTTCCGGGCGGTGTCGCCGGGTGCGGTGAGTACGGGCGAGACGTCGACGCCGGCCTCGACGAGCGTGTCGAGCGCCTGCCGACCCGTGGCGTCGTCGCCGACGCTCCCCACCAGCGAGGCGTCGTGCTCCAGCGCGACGAGCGTCACGGCGACGTTCGCCGCGGAGCCACCCCCGGACTCGTAGCGGTCACGGACCCGCGACTCGCCGTCCGGGACCGGGAGCCGGTCGAGCCGGATCGTGACGTCCCAGTTGACGTGCCCGGCACACACCACGTGCATGGCCCGACCTCCGGCCGGGCCGCTGAAAGAGGTTCCTTTCGTCGGAAGTTTTATGCGCAATCGAGTCGTTGGAACGAAGTGCCGCCACCGCCGCAGTTCCGGTGGCGTACACCCACCCCCACCCCCACACCGTTTTGCGAGGCGACGCTCTCACCGGCCAGTGACCCGTTCAGGCGACGGTGAACAGCACGAGGTTGTGCGCACCCGGACCGAGTCCGACGGCCGCCACCAGACCGAGCAACAGCGTCCCCTCGCGAGGCGCCTCCTCGACGTAGTCCGTGAGCAAGAGTACCACGCCAATGGCCAGCGCCACCTTCACGAGGACGAACACCCACCCACCGCCGAGGTACTGGGCCGTGGGGAGCGCCTGCCCGAGTTCGAGGACGACACGGGAGAGCGGCGTCTGCTCGCCGAAGCCGGTGAGCACGTCGACCCCGATGGCCGTCGAGACGCCGTCGAGCGTGTGTGCGAGGACGACGAGGAGCCCGGCCGCCCCGGTCACCTCGACCCGAGGCCGACGCCGTCTGAGGAGTGTCCAGACGAGGCCGGCGACCACGACCGAGACGAGGAGTCCGACGGCGGGCCAGAACGGCTGGAGCCCCCCGCTCGCGCTCCCGACGGTGAGCGCCGAGCCGACCACCGCACCGCCCGTGAGCGCGCCCGAGAGCAGGAGCACCGAGGGGGCAGACGGGAACGACCACGTCTCGGGGTCGAACCGAGCGACGGCGGCCCAGACGAGCCCCGCGAGGACGAACGTCGAGAGGTAGACGGCGGGCGAGCCGAACAGCGGAGCGACGACGCTGGGGACGGCCTCGAGCTGGAAGAGGACGTAGCCAGCGGCGCCGGCGACCATCCACGGGGCGAACGCGGCGACGACCCGTGGCGTGACGGGCGGGTCGAGACGGTAGAGCAGGGCGGCGACGCCCGCCACCGCGAGGAGCAGTCCGAGGAGGTACGGCAGCGGCGGGAGCGCGAACCCGGAGGGCAACACCAGCGCCGTGTACATGTGCCGACACGGGTGGGGACCCGGCGAAAGGGTTGCGGTCCGGCCGTGCCAACGCGTGTCGTTTCGGGGGCGTTACCGCGAACATATGGGGGCGACGGCCGTAGCCGCGGACGTGTCCGACGCCACGACGGAGCGGTATCGGCCGGGGGCCTGCAACATCGGGGCCCGCGAGCGGCGACGCCGGTACCGCCTCGCCGCTGGCGCACTCCTCGCCGCCGTCGGCTACCTCGCGGTCGTCGTCGTGACGGGGCTCCCCGCGGTGTTCGCGCTGGGCGCGTTCGTCCCGCTCTCGCTCGGGTGCGAGTGGTGTCTGCAGGGACGGCGCTCGTTCTGTGCCACCCTCGGCTTCAGCGGGCGCTACGCGTTCCCCGGTGCGCGGGGGACGGTGCCCGACGGCGACGCGCGGCAGGCCGACCGGCGCTACGCCTTCCGCCTGACGATACTCGGCTTGCTGGCCGGGGGCGTGCTCACGCTGGGGACGTACGTCGCACTGCTGCTGGCGTGAGGGGAACCGCCAGACTGTAGGGGGTTGCCGACACCCGGAGGGTTCTTCACCGTCGGGTGACAGCCTCGGGTATGGACGCGCCCGAGCCGTCGGTGAACGTCCCCCGCGACCGGTACTCGTTCGACCACCGGCCCATCACCGACGGGTCGTTCGGGGACGCGCTGGAGCGGGCCCGCGCCGGCGAGCGGCTCACCGTCGACGAGGGCATCGAACTCATCACCACCGGCACGGACCGCGCCGGCATCGACCCCGAGCGCAAGGAACTCGTCCTCGAGGCGGCCGACCGGCGGCGCGCCGAGGTGGTCGGCGAGGAGGTCACCTTCGTCGCCAACCTCAACAACAACGTCACGACGGCCTGCGACACCGGCTGTCTGTTCTGCAACTTCAAGGACCCCGCGGCCGCCTTCGAGTCGGACGCCCCCGCCGAACACGCGGCGGGCGGGTTCACCAAGACGCCCGCCGAATCACGCGACATCGTCGATTCGGCGCTCGACCGCGGTATCTACGAGGTCACCTCGGTCTCGGGACTCCACCCCGCGTTCGTCCTGAACGAGGAACACCGCGAGCGACTCGAGTCGATGGACGAGCCCCCGAACTACCGACCCGCGAGCGACTACCAGGTCGACCCCGGCACCTACGTCGAGCAGATGGAGGCGATGAGCGTCGGCGGGGTCCACCTCCACTCGATGACGCCAGAGGAGGCCTACCACGCCCGCCGGGGTACCGACTGGAGCTACGAGGCGGTGTACGCCGAGCTGAAGGCCGCAGGGCTCGACAGCGTGCCCGGCACCGCCGCCGAGATACTCGTCGACGAGGTCCGTGACGTCATCTGCCCGGAGAAGATCGGGACCGACGAGTGGCTCGAGGCCATGGAGGCGGCCGCGAACGTCGGCCTCGACACCACCGCGACCATCATGTACGGCCACGTCGAGAACGAGGCCCACCGCGTGGAGCACCTCCAGCGCGTCCGCGAGTTGCAGGACCGGACCGGCGCCATCACGGAGTTCGTCCCGCTCTCGTTCGTCCACCGCGACACCCCGCTCTTCCGGCAGGGGATGGTCGACGGCGGCGCCAGCACCGACGAGGACGAACTGATGATCGCCGTCTCGCGACTGTTCCTCGACAACGTCGATCACGTCCAGTCCTCGTGGGTCAAGTACGGCGACGCACAGGGGCTGAAGATGCTCTCCTGTGGCGCCGACGACTTCATGGGAACCATCCTCTCGGAGGAGATCACGAAACGTGCCGGCGGCGAGTTCGGCGAGTTCCGCTCGTTCGACGAGTACGTCGACATGATACGGGCCATCGGCCGGGTACCCGTCGAGCGCTCGACGGACTACCGCCAGCGCCGCGTCGTCGAGGGGGACGGCCCACACGGCCCGACGCTCGGGCCACGGGCGGACGGGACTCCGCTGCTCTGAGCCGGCGAAGGTTCATCAACGAAGCCGGGACCAGCCACCCCGTGACCTGAGCGAGGCGCGGCGTGGCCGAGGCGGGAGCGTGGGCCACCACGCCGCGGGCGGAGGCGCGGACCACCTGTTCGATTCTGATTCGGAGCTGAGCGACCGGCCGACCGTCTCAGGGGAGCGAGACGACCGGGCAGTTGACCGTCGCCACACCCGAGGCGAGCTGTTCGGCGTCCATCGCGCTGGCGAGGTCCGAGACGGCGTCGAAGTCGGCGTTGTCGTAGACGTTCACCAGCCAGAGCGGCGAGTAGCCCTCGTCACCGGGGAGCGTGGCGAGGACGTTGTGCGTCCGGTCGCCGCCGGCCTCCGTCACGAATCCGGACGGCGGGCCGCCGCCATCCTCGCCGGGGTTCACGTTGAACGTGACCCAGATGGGCGAGACGGGGACCGACTCGCCGGCCGAGGTGAGCGGCGCCTCCGTGAACTCGAAGTAGGAGACGACCTGCCCGCGGTACCAGCCCTCGACGAGGCCGGCGTCGCCGTCACCGGCGCGCATCGACGCCGTGGACCCGTCCGGGACGACGGGACAGTTGACGAGCGTCTCCGTCGCCGTCGTCTCGTAGCCCGCGTCCGCGATGGCCTGCCGGCTGGTCACCGTGTTGGCCTCGTAGTCCGCCGGGACGGTCACGCGGTGGACGTGCCAGAAGTCGTTGTAGCCCTCGTCGCCCGGCACCGCGTCGACGACGTTGAGCTGGTCCTCGACTGGCGTCTCCTCGCCCTCGCGGAACAGCACGAAGATGGGTGCCGGAGCGGTCGGCTGGACGTCGAAGTTGTAGTAGGCGACGTGGCCGCCGTCGGGGCCGAGCCCCTTCGTCAGGAACGGTCCCCCGTCGAAGTCGATGGGTTCGTTCGGCCCGGGGAGGCCGTTCTCCTCGGTGCGGACCATCAGCGTGCCGGCTGCCTCGCTGAAGCGGTCGACGGAGACACGGGGGGCCTCCATCGGCGCCATCGGTCCCTCGGTCATCGACCCGCCCTCGGTGGGAGTGGGCGTGGCCATCTCCGTGGCGGTCGGCGTGGACTCCCCACCGCCGTCGCCAGTGCTGTCGCCGCCGGTACATCCCGCGAGCAGTGCCACACCGGCGAGGCCGGTGGCCGCCACGAACCGTCGCCGCGTCGTCTGTTCGGACATCACGGCAGACGGGACGTCGACGTGGTATATCCCGGTTTTTCGAGTTCCGGTCGGAGTCCGGCCCGAGAGCCTCTCGGCTCGGACTCGACTCCGTGCAAGATTGGCCCAGACTCCCGGCGAGACGGTCAGTCACTCAGTACGGACCGGTACCGCGCGCCGGCCGCGTCGTCGGCGTCGATGGCCCCCCGGATGCGCGGCGAGAGCCAGTCGAGGTGTCGCTCGTAGACAGGCAGGCGCTCGCGCAGCGGCACGCCCGCCTCCTCGGCGATGGCCTCCAGTTCCCGCAGCGCCGGCCACGCGTAGTCGGGGTTGATGTGATCGTCCGTGACCGGCGAGACGCCACCGAGGTCGTCGACGCCACAGTCCAGCAGGTCACGCACCGGCGCGAGGTTCGGTGGCACCTGCACCGACACCTCCGGCGGGAGGACGACGCGGGCCATCGCGACCACGCGGCGCATCGCCTCCAGCGCCGGTCCTGGTTCGCTCCACCGCTCGTTCGGCGACACCGGCTGGACGATTACCTCCTGGACGTGGTCGTAGCGCTCGTGCAACTCACGGATGGCGAGCAGCGACACCGCCCGGTCGCGCCACCCCTCGCCGATGCCGACGAGGAGACCCGTCGTGAAGGGGACCCCGAGTTCACCCGCGGTTCGGATGGTCGCGAGACGCTGGCCCGGCGACTTCGCGCGAGGGCCGCCGTGTGCCTGCACGTCGGCCGTCGTCTCCAGCATCACGCCCATCGAGGCGTTCAGGTCCGCGACCAGTTCCATCTGCTCGCGGGTCTGGTCGCCCGGATTCGAGTGGGGCAAGAGCCCGGCGTCCAGCGCGATCTCGCAGGCCTCGCGGAGGTAGCTGTGGATGGAGTCGTGGCCCCACTCGCGGAGCTGGTCGTGGACGGCGGTGTAGCGGTCGTCCGGGTCGTCGCCGAACGTGAACAGCGCCTCGGTACACCCGGCGTCGGCCCCACGCTCGACGATGGCACGGACCTCGTCGGGCGGGAGCAGACTCGCCTGCCCCGGCGGATCGTAGTAGGTGCAGTAGGTGCAGGTGTACCGGCACGCGGTCGTGAGCGGGACGAACACGTTCCGCGCGAACGAGAGCTCGGGGGCGGCGTCCACGTCAGAGGGGTCGACAGCGAGCGCTCGGTCGACGGCCGTCTCGTCGATGTCGAGCGTGACGTCGTACGCATCTGCCCCGGGAATCACGGCCGTCGCTCGGAGGCGAAGGCACTAAAACGTTGAGAGCGGCGACCGTGCAGTGCGGGACCCCGACGCAGGTGCCTCTGGTAGCGGGGGGTGGCCCGGGACTCGACCAGGGTGCCCTAGAACGCTGGCTTCCGGGCTCTCACCGCCCACGCGCGAGTCGCCCCCGCGCGCTTTTCAGTTCTCGCCCGAAGGTCAAAAATCCCGCTATCGAATCGACGGCAGACTCCCTCGGGAGGGTGACGGCCCCCACCCGAGTCGAGTTCAGCCCTCGCGTTCGGTCCGGACGCGGCCGTCACCGGTCACGAGCTCGAACCCCGCGTCGGCGAGCCACCGCGCCGCCCGGCCCTCCGAGTGGAGCAGGACCTCCACGAGGTCCGCGGGGTCGTCCACGTCCGTGGCGAGTCGGAACGAGTCCACCTCGGCCGTCGACGCCCCCACCTC includes the following:
- a CDS encoding carbohydrate kinase family protein, with the protein product MHVVCAGHVNWDVTIRLDRLPVPDGESRVRDRYESGGGSAANVAVTLVALEHDASLVGSVGDDATGRQALDTLVEAGVDVSPVLTAPGDTARKYLLVDAAGEVSVIDDGGVNEAVGPEDVEASWVAGADHLHLTGQRPATAARLAELAVEHDLRVSFDPGRLLDRRDYDETLALTDLLFLNDREATEVARGTLPEDCVVLTKHGERGASLVAPDETLEHSGVDLPAVDATGAGDAFAAGFIAASGRGTDRERSLAVANACGALAASSEGPRPDVSWERIEGLL
- the cofH gene encoding 7,8-didemethyl-8-hydroxy-5-deazariboflavin synthase subunit CofH — encoded protein: MDAPEPSVNVPRDRYSFDHRPITDGSFGDALERARAGERLTVDEGIELITTGTDRAGIDPERKELVLEAADRRRAEVVGEEVTFVANLNNNVTTACDTGCLFCNFKDPAAAFESDAPAEHAAGGFTKTPAESRDIVDSALDRGIYEVTSVSGLHPAFVLNEEHRERLESMDEPPNYRPASDYQVDPGTYVEQMEAMSVGGVHLHSMTPEEAYHARRGTDWSYEAVYAELKAAGLDSVPGTAAEILVDEVRDVICPEKIGTDEWLEAMEAAANVGLDTTATIMYGHVENEAHRVEHLQRVRELQDRTGAITEFVPLSFVHRDTPLFRQGMVDGGASTDEDELMIAVSRLFLDNVDHVQSSWVKYGDAQGLKMLSCGADDFMGTILSEEITKRAGGEFGEFRSFDEYVDMIRAIGRVPVERSTDYRQRRVVEGDGPHGPTLGPRADGTPLL
- the cofG gene encoding 7,8-didemethyl-8-hydroxy-5-deazariboflavin synthase subunit CofG, which produces MIPGADAYDVTLDIDETAVDRALAVDPSDVDAAPELSFARNVFVPLTTACRYTCTYCTYYDPPGQASLLPPDEVRAIVERGADAGCTEALFTFGDDPDDRYTAVHDQLREWGHDSIHSYLREACEIALDAGLLPHSNPGDQTREQMELVADLNASMGVMLETTADVQAHGGPRAKSPGQRLATIRTAGELGVPFTTGLLVGIGEGWRDRAVSLLAIRELHERYDHVQEVIVQPVSPNERWSEPGPALEAMRRVVAMARVVLPPEVSVQVPPNLAPVRDLLDCGVDDLGGVSPVTDDHINPDYAWPALRELEAIAEEAGVPLRERLPVYERHLDWLSPRIRGAIDADDAAGARYRSVLSD
- a CDS encoding DUF63 family protein, encoding MYTALVLPSGFALPPLPYLLGLLLAVAGVAALLYRLDPPVTPRVVAAFAPWMVAGAAGYVLFQLEAVPSVVAPLFGSPAVYLSTFVLAGLVWAAVARFDPETWSFPSAPSVLLLSGALTGGAVVGSALTVGSASGGLQPFWPAVGLLVSVVVAGLVWTLLRRRRPRVEVTGAAGLLVVLAHTLDGVSTAIGVDVLTGFGEQTPLSRVVLELGQALPTAQYLGGGWVFVLVKVALAIGVVLLLTDYVEEAPREGTLLLGLVAAVGLGPGAHNLVLFTVA